GTTGATTAGAGTGGAGCTGAGCAGATGTTCAGATGATATGTCCCTGATCTCTTGCAGGACTCGCAGGAGAAACGCTCTGACCGCTCCATCACATGCTTCGTAAGGaagtggaaggagaaagaggcCTGGCCACGCATCACCAAGGAGAACATCAAGGTGCGTGGCCAGCAGCCAAGGACCCCCACCTTGGGGCCTCAGCACACGTGCTGCACCCGCACAGCACTTCCTGGCTCCTGAGGGACCATACCTGACCCTGGTCTGGTATCGTGGTCCCCACACTGGCAACCCAGAGCTCTCAAGGAGCAGGGCCTTTCCCTCACTGTGCCCGCACCCGGTAGCTGAAGGGACACATATACCCATTCCTGGCCAGTTCCCATGCCGTGGGGCCGGAACAGCCTGTACTTGCCCCACGGAGCGGTTCCCTCCAGCTGCAAGGATTGGCCTTGCAGGTCCTGCTCAGTGCTGTCTGCTCCCTGAGGGGATTCTCTCTCTGCCTACAGCCAGCCTGGCTCTCGGTGGACTTTGAGAACTGGCGAGACTGGGAGGGAGATGAAGAGTTGGAGAGGGCCATGGTGGAACAGTACGCAGAGGTAAGCTCGCTGGCAAGGCCTGGGAGTGCTGTGGCCTCCAGGTCCCTAGGCACCGCGTGGGGTGGGCATTGGGAGAAACCAGGCACTCAGCATTCCCATGGCCATTTGTTTCccacccagctcctgcagaaggtCACGGACAAAGCCCCCCCCCCTGCAATGGACGATCTTGATGTGAGTAGAGCTAATGGGCCACTTCCCCCcaagaaaaaaagccatagcagctcctgcctctggcCCTCACTTGCCCAGtgccagcctgcagcagctccaacTGCTTTCTTGGGGCAGCTGAGTCCCAGGGTGAGAACAGGGACAGGCGCCCCCCACGCCTCCTGGCCCCCCTACCCCCAGCTggctcctctctccctccaggACGACCTCTGAGGCCCAGCTCCTGGGACGGTGCAGCCAGCAGGATGGTCTCCCCGGTGCACCGACAGGCCCGGGCTGCAAATGGGCTCGCCGATGGTGCCGAGCCTGGCCCAGCGGAGCCCACAGCACGCTGGGCAGCTGTCCGCTCTGCTCGCGCCGGTTATGCCAGGGGACAGTCAATAAACGTGAGCTGCTACTGTCTGCTGTCTGctggggccgccgccgcgcccgtCGCCCGGGAGAGCCAccccctcggccccgccgcaCCGGGACCGCCACCGCGCCGACAGGGAGTGTGCTGGCTGCCCCGCCTGCCGCCGCCGAGCGGACggagcccgcggccgcgccgggccgggccgggccgggccgggccgtaCCGTGCACcctgcgccccgccgcggccgccgggcgcgcgcgcgcgcgcgctcccgGGGGCGACCCGCGGGCGGTGGCATGCAGCGCACGTCACCTCGCAGGCCCCGCCCACCGGCGACCGGGCGCCCGCGAACGCCAGGCGCGTGTCCCGCCTCGCTCGCCGTCGCCGTCCCGGCCGCCAGCCCCGTGTCCCCTGTGGCTCGCCGTCGCGGCGCGTGTCCCGGTCCCCTTGAGGCTCGCCGtcgcggtgccgccgccgccgccatggtGTTCCAGTGCCAGCGGGACAGCTGGGCCCGGCAGGTAGCGGCGGCCctcgcggcgggcgcggcggccctcgcggcgggcgcggccctCATGTCTCGCCGTCTCTCTGTTGCAGTTCGCCACCAGGGTGGTGTCGTGCAGCGCGGCGGAGCTGCGGCCcgagggcggcggggagccggtGC
This genomic interval from Rhea pennata isolate bPtePen1 chromosome 26, bPtePen1.pri, whole genome shotgun sequence contains the following:
- the LOC134151329 gene encoding putative protein PTGES3L isoform X2; its protein translation is MARQPAKTLWYDRPRYVFLEFCVEDSQDVKVVIEDQRLVFSCKNADGVEFYNEINLYARVNSKDSQEKRSDRSITCFVRKWKEKEAWPRITKENIKPAWLSVDFENWRDWEGDEELERAMVEQYAELLQKVTDKAPPPAMDDLDDDL